AAGGAGCTTTAAGTTTGAGTGCAGCTTACCTAGCACCCGGAGCTAATGATCCCAGTGATAAAAATGGAATTTTCGATGGTAGTAATACCATCTTTGGTCAGCTAGCTTTCAAGCCGAGCAAAGCTTTCAATTTAGGTTTGACCTACGCTCGCAGTTATCAAAATAGCCAGACTGGCGTAGACCTTTTTGGTAGCACAGGAAGTAGTACAGGAACTGTGAATGCTCGCAGACCCTTTGGTAATGTTGCTACCTCATCCAATAGCTATGGTGTACAAGCTACCTTCCAACCTAGCTCTAAATTAACATTAGGTGGTTGGGCTGGTTACACCACAGCAGATTCTGAAGTTACCGATGCTGATGCAGAGATTTTTTACTGGGCTGCTAGCTTAGGTGTGAAAGACTTTGGTAGAGAAGGGAACGTACTCGGCGTTATCTTTGGTCAACCCCCGAAAGTTACTGGTGGTTCTGTAGAATCGGAACCAGACACCTCTTATCATTTAGAAGGTCTCTACAAGATGCGCCTCACTGATAATATCGCTGTCACTCCTGGTTTGTTGGTGATTTTCAACCCTGAACACAATAGCGATAACGACACCATTTATGTAGGTACTTTACGTACTACTTTCAGTTTCTAAGACTGGTTTTGGTGAGAAGTTAATTAAAAGCCCGCCTTGGTGCGGGCTTTTTGTTGGCAAACGATCGCTATTTGGGATGATAATCTGGTTGATTCGGTATATCTACTGGTGGGCGATCGCTACTCCAAGCCCACCAAACATAACTACATTGACAATTGTAAAATTCCTGCCATTTCCGTCGCTGGTTTTCTGTGATTACAGGCGATCGCCTATTTATCCAAACTTCTAAAGCTTCACGGCTACTGGCGTGACAACTAGGACAGCAAAACTCGTAAGCGTGAACTGCCTGATTCGTCCATTTAGGGGGTATGGGAGCAAATGCGTCCATGTAATCTTAATTGGGAGTTTGTAGTGAAGCACTTAAGTAGTATTATCACAGTAATAGAATATATTTTTCAACGCAGAGTCACGCTAAGTTAGCGCAAAGGTACGCTGAGTTAAGATTTTGGATGATAATTACGAATTATTCTAATGGAGCCAAGGGTTGAAGTTCGCCGTTTGTTAGATGTAATGCCGGCTTCTAGTCGCATGACGATGAAAATTGTCAGCAAGCCGGAACAGCCAAAGGTAATTTATGCTACTTTTCCCCTACCTTGGAATCGGGAGCGCCCTATATATATTAATTTTGATTTGTGGTTGCGCTTGGCTAAACCACAACGGGATTTATTACTATTACAGAAGGTTAGCTGGTTGCTGGGAGTGAAGTGGTTTAAACCTGAGATTTATCAAGGTGTGGTTCTACTGGGTTTATTGGCGGGATTAGTTGAGTCAGCAGAGGCGGATGTGGTGGGTGTGGCTGTGGCTGGGGGATTAAGTGCGATCGCTTTGGTGCGAATTTGGCGCACTAACCAATCTTCTCAATCAGAGTTAAATGCCGATTTGGCAGCCCTGCGGATAGCCCAACGCCGGGGTTATTCGGAAACTGAAGCCGCCGAGCATTTATTATCTGCTATTGAGGCGATCGCTCACATTGAAAAACATCCTAGTTTGAATTTTAGCGAGTTAATTCGTTGCCAAAACCTACGGGCGATCGCTGGTTTATCTCCAGTAGGTGTCCCAAAAGGTGATCAAAAATGATTATTTACAGTGATAAAGTTCATATACATAACCATTGATTGCTGGTAAACTCTTTTCTTCTAAGTCACATTTTTCCACTTCCTCGGCTATGGGAGCCTGAAAATTCACTAACCATAAATCAAAGGGTCGTGGTAACTCCTGTAAGGTATTATTTAGGGATTTAGTAGCACTGTTGGGATTTTCGCCTTGATGAGCGAGAAGAAACAAAGGAGATGGAGAGGGTGAATTTTGCATTTTAAATTCCCTTGCTACCCCCATCATTTCGCCAATGTGTACATGAGTTATATGGGTAGTAGCAATGAGTACGGGAATTTGAGATGTTTTTTGAATAAGTTGGACAAACAGGTCAGGGCGGTAGTATTTCTGATAACCGAGATTACATACAACTGTGACAGCACTAAAAAATCCCATCAGCCAAATGAGTATGACGGCTTTTTTGCCAGTGATTCCCCATCTGTTATTGCTACCACGCCAACAAACTGCTAGACTTGCCCCTAATAAAACCATGACGGCGGGAAAGTAGACAAAGTTGTAACGAGCGCCCCGTGTTAAATCAATGCCCAGAAAGTACGTAAAAATAAAGAATAAAGCGATCGCCCCCACAACGAAACCAGCCAATACCTGAGTCATGAAGCGATTTTCTGGTTCCTGTAACTGCACCTTGAAGCCACGAATGAGTATTGGTAATGCCCAAATGAAGAAAATCAGCATTACTATTCCAGAAGCAATGACAATTGCTAGCTGTGGTGCTTCCACTGGTAGTAAGTAAAGCATGGTGAGCCAGGCTGCAAAAGCTTGAAAAATTGGGCTAATCCAAGCCAATCCCACTCGTGGTTGCTGAATCCATTCGGTTAATTTACTACCATAGCTATTCTGTAAAAACACAGGCAGCCAAACTAATCCTGCCACAAAAGTACCAGCAGCAACTATATATATACGCTGCCAAATCGGGGAAAAAACAAGAGATAATTTCGCCCTAGTCGGTCTTTGATGCCAAGCTAGAAACATGATCACTAAAGCTTCTGTCAAGAGAGTAAGAGCGAAAAAATAATGAGTCGCAATACCCAAAGCATTAATTCCTACCCAGGAAAATACTAAAGAAATCGGTAATGGAGTCCGATTGTGAATGTGACGTGTAGCAATTACCAAACAAGCAACCGAAGCAATCACCCACAAAATAGCCAAAGTGTAATGACGGGCTTCTTGTGCGAGAAAGATACCGAAGGGTGAGACTGTGATCATGGCCGCAGCTAAATGACTCACCAGTCGCGAGCGAAAAGTTAACCAGCCCAAGCCATAGATAGCAGGAATCGAAGCTGCGCCAAAAATAGCCGAGAGCGATCGCGCTCCCCATAAAGAAACTAAACCCCCTGGTGTCGGAAATAACTGCATCCACAGATGAGCGAGAAAAAAGTAAAGCGGAGGATGGTTAGTTTCTTGACTTAGGTGTGTCCATACGTCTGAGATATTCGCAGTTGCTTGTGGTTGCAGTGGCTGTAATAAAATATCAGGTGCGATCGCTTGATCTAAAGGAACTGGTAAAAAACTATTTCCCAAACTAAACACCAAGGTCGAAAACTCATCAGTCCAAGGAGGTTTCGCCGTCAAATTAGCTAAACGTAAGCTGATACCGATGATTAACCAAATCAGCAACAGTAAAGGATGAAACCAGCGAGTTGAAACGATAGAACGCCAATTATTATACAAATACATTTATTTATTGCCAAACATAATTTTTGCTGGTTGCAGCTAGAAAACGAATAACCAAGATAGACTTTAATTGCCGTACCAGCAACCAGTCAATTTGTATAGATTAGACTCACATTTGAGATTTAAGTTCAATGTGAATCCCCCTATTTCACGTCTGTGACACGCCAGCTAAGTTTTAAATTCAACCAGAAATTCCAAATAGTAGCAACTGCGATCGCAATCAAATTAGCAATGTATCTGTTACGAATAATTAAATTAAACACCAAATTTAACACCAAGACATTTAAAACTAATCCGCCAAGGCAAATTAAATTAAATTTCACAAATCGTTTCAGACGTTGATGCCATTCATTCTGGTTTCTACTGGCATCAGCAAAGGTCCAAGCATCATTCCACAAAAAATTATTAAAAATAGCTATTTCACCGGCAATAATTTTACTTCGCGTTAAAGGTAAAGCCAAAGTAGTGGGGTCACTGAGTAAATAAAGTATAGTCATATCCACAAACACCCCACTGAGTCCCACCAATCCAAAGCGGAGGAATCTACCAATGGGAAAACCGATTTTTTTATTGACTCGTCCCACCACTCCCGTAGACAAGCGCAAACGGACTAAGTGGTGTAAATATTCTACATATTGCTTCCATGTCACCTTACTTTCACCTTGTTGACGCTCACAGAATACATAACCAACTTCAGCAATTTCGCCCACATTTCCTCGCCCGATGACCTCCAGAAGAATTTTGTATCCTATGGGATTAAAAGTGACACCTGCTACACAGGCGCGGCGCACTATAAAATAACCACTCATAGGATCAGAAACTCTGCCCAGTACTCCAGGTAGTAGAATTAATCCTAATACTTGAGCGCCACGGGACAAAAAACGCCTGATAATATTCCAACTACTAACGCCACCCCCATCTATATGACGGCTAGCTACTGCTAAATCTGCTCCCTGTTTAATTGCAAACAATAATTCGATTAATATTTCTGGTGGATGCTGTAAATCTCCGTCAATCACCCCTAGAATACTACCCTTTGCCACTTGCCATCCCCGAATTACAGCTGAAGACAGCCCCCGTTCTTGTTCCCGTCGCATTACCTGCAATTGCGGATATTCCCCCATGAGGGATTGTGCTACTTCCCAAGTGCGATCAGGGCTATCATCGTCAACTACAATTAGTTCGTATTGTCCAGGGATAGATTCATCGAGGAGTTCACTCAATATTTTGACAATCTTTTCAATATTGTCACGCTCTTGGTAAGTGGGAATCACAAGTGAAAGATAGATGGGTTCACTATTAAATCCGAAGTTGGCAGGGGGTAGTTCTGGAATTTGTAATGGGGTAATTGTTTCTGACAACAAAACATTATTTTTTTTATTCATATTGGTCGGTAGAGATTATACATGAAATAGTTTTTAATTAATATTAATTTAATCAATTCTGATAGTCTGAACATTAATAATAATTTCTGCCAAAATAGTAAAAGTAACTTGGTTATGACTGATGCCCTGTACAACTGTTGATAGTATTTTGGATCATGCCCTCTTGGGGTACGATTTATCTCCCGCCGATGGAGTGGTATTGTTAAAACAAACTGACCCAGAAGCGATCGCAGCCATTCGGACTACGGCTGACAAACTCCGCTACAGTCAAGCAGGCAATACTGTAACTTACGTCATTAACCGCAATATCAACTTTACTAATATCTGTGAGCAACACTGTAGTTTTTGCGCTTTCCGCCGGGATGACGGTGAGGCTGGTGCTTACTGGTTGGATTGGGCGCAAATTCTCGAAAAATCCACAGATGCGGTACAAAGAGGCGCAACGGAAATCTGTATGCAGGGGGGATTAAACCCACAAGCGCAAATCAACGGCAAGTCTTTAGATTATTACTTAAAGTTAGTAGAAACCATCAAGCAGGAATTTCCCCAGATACATTTACACGCTTTTTCGCCTCAAGAAGTGGAATTTATCGCCAGAATTGACGGTATTGAATATGCTGATGTAATTGCTGCTTTGCGGGATGCTGGTGTAGGCTCAATGCCAGGAACAGCAGCTGAGGTGTTAGATGATCAAGTGCGGCGGGTACTGTGTCCAGAAAAGATTGATACAGCCACTTGGTTAGAAATTGTAGGTACAGCCCATAAATTAGGTTTACCGACTACTAGCACTATACTATCGGGGCATATTGAAACGCCAGAACAACAAATTGGGCATTTAGAAAAATTGCGATCGCTCCAAAAAACTGCCATCAATCAGGGATATCCGGCGCGCATTACCGAGTTTATTCCATTACCATTTGTCGGACAAGAAGCACCGAAATCATTACGCCGTCGTGTCGGACGTGACCAACCAGTATTAAATGATGCTCTATTACTCACAGCAGTGGCGCGGATTTATTTGGGAAATTACATCCCCAACCATCAACCAAGTTGGGTAAAACTGGGGCTAGCTGGTGCTACGGAAGCTTTATTGTGGGGTTGCAACGATATCGGCGGCACATTAATGGAAGAACACATTACCACAATGGCAGGAGCTTTGGGTGGTACTTGTATGGAAGTGGAAACTCTACAAAATGCGATCGCCTCTCTCGGAAGACCCCACCAACAACGCGACACTCTCTATCAAAAAGTCATTAGTCATTAGTCATTGGTCATTGGTCATTAGTCATTGGTCATTGGTCATTAGTCATTAGTCATTGGGAAGTTACCCTCTTCTCCCCCCTGCTCCCTGCTCCCTGCTCCCCTGCCTCTTCTCCCCACTCCCCAACCGAAATGATCCCCAGGATACCAATCCAGGATAGGATAGACCTTGATTTACCTCTTATTCACTGAACAAATATGAAGCGCTATTGGTCGCGTCTACTGGCCTTGGTTTTGGTTGTCACCCTTGGACTCATGGGCTGTTCTGAGAGTTCAGACAGTTTGACAGGGGATTACCGTCAAGACACCTTGGCTGTAGTCAATGTTATGAAACAAGCTCTGGATTTAACAGCAGATTCACCCGACAGAGCCGCTATTCAAGCAGAAGCACGTCAAAAAATTAACGATTTTTCGGCTCGCTACCAACGGGATAACTCTGTTTCCGGTCTTAATTCCTTTACAACCATGCGAACAGCTCTCAACTCCCTAGCTGGACACTACAGCTCTTACCCAAATCGTCCCGTACCCCAAAAGCTCAGAACTCGTCTAGAGCAAGAGTTAGCACGGGTAGAAACTGCGCTGAGGCGTGGGGCTTAACTATTGGTAATTCGATTGTTAAGGGTCAAAAGTCCAGAGTCCTCAATTTTTACTCTAGACGGTTGACTCTTGACTACTTGTCAATTAATTGATTGCATGAAACTTAAAACACCAGAAAAGTCGAGTATAAATTACTCCCAAAATAGTTTAACTCTGCATTAGGCAGTTGTTGTAAAAAATTTATCAAAAAATCTGGCAACAGAAAGAGAATTTTGGCAGTCTTGAATATGTAAGCTGCAAAACTTTCAGTGATCAAGTAAAATTTTTTATACCTGTAGCTAAAATTTTTTTTGCATTAGGATTGATTATTGATTTGTGCTTATACTTTTAGGTATGTTTAACTGTCCTTTGAATCTTTCCAGAACAATTTTATTTTGGCGCTGTCTATTCGCTACCGTTTTTACCAGTAGTTTGTTTATTTCTTACTTTGGTAGCCCAGCAGCACAGGCGCAAGTAACCGAATATTGCCAATTAACCACAGCAGCAGCAAAAGCCAAAGAAGACTTACGTTTGTCAGCACTCCAAAGCAATCCAGAGGCTCAGAAACGCTACCAACAACTTTTGAAGCAACACGCAGAGGATTTGCAAAATTGCCGTAATCAAACTTGGCCAGAAACCCAAGCGATTTGGTTACGTTTATATCCCTGTGACATTCAGCCAGGAGCAATTGACCAGATTATGGATCGAATTGTCAACCGTGGCTATAACCAAGTTTATGTAGAAGCTTTTTCAGATGGGCAGGTATTATTACCAGCAGGAAGTAATCCCACAGTCTGGCCATCTGTAGTTCGCACCGCCGGAGCCGAAAACATCGATTTGCTGTCTGTGGCTATTGAAAAAGGTCGGCAACGTGGTTTAAAAGTTTACGCCTGGGTGTTTACCAACAATTTCGGCTATACTTACGCTCAACGCCCAGACCGGGTAGAGGCGATCGCACGCAATGGCAAAGGTCAAAACAGCCTATCCGTCACTGATAACGGTTCTCAACTATTCATAGACCCCTATAATTTACAAGCCAAACGCGACTACTATCAAATGGTACAGGAAGTAGTCCGCCGCCGCCCAGATGGAATTCTATTTGACTACGTGCGCTATCCGCGACAAGCCGGAACAGATTCTATTGCTACCAAAGTTTCGGACTTATGGCTATTTACTCCAGCCACTCAACAAGCTTTATTTAACCGCGCCCAGAACAACAAAGGAAGAGAACTAATTCAGCGTTTTGTGGGTAAGGGATACATCACAGCCGGGGATATCAACGAAATAGATCGGCTTCACCCTCAAGAAAACGAACCCATGTGGCAAGGTCGGATTCCTCAACCAGAGCAAAAGTCAATCCTCTCTGCAACTGACAGACAACCACTGTTACAAGTGCAATTATGGCAACTAGCAGTGGCTCACGCCATGCAAGGTATTTTAGATTTTGTGGCATTAGGTACTTACTCACCCCAGCAACAAGGAATACCCTCCGGCGCAGTGTTTTTTCCAGATGGTAATCAAGCTATCGGACGAGGCTATGATTCCCGCTTGCAACCTTGGGATAGGTTTCCTAGTTCTTTAGAATGGCATCCCATGTCTTATTCTACTTGTGGTAATGCTAGTTGCATTGTACAGGAAGTACAACGAGTTTTGAAAGCTGCACAACCAGGAACAAAAGTTATTCCGGCTTTAGCAGGAAGTTGGGGAAAATCAGTGGGTAATCGTCCATCACTAGAAGCCCAAATGCAAGCACTGCGCCAAGCTACTCCCCAATTAAAAGGTGTGAGCCATTTTGCTTATTCTTGGCAAAATCCTGAACATGATAATGATCGCAAATTCTGTCGCGTTCGCTAAGGTGCAAAAATCTAGTTCCCCTCGTCGCTTGCACCGGAGGGGTTAGGGGTGGGGTTTCTTAACTACAAGGAGAGGTAGGGGGGTTAGTAGAAGCTTGAGAAATGTTCTCTAGTGAATTTGCAAGTTTTTAAACTGTTATATTAAATTGCTATAAATGTTCAGACAAATGAATAAACTTCAACCCAGACAAGCCTTAAATAAAGCATTCCTAAAAGTTAAGCCCAACAGAGTTGAAATTGACCTATTTAAAACTCATCTGTCTACTCTCCTCGCGCAAATAAACGAAGCTGAATCAGAAGAGTTTCATAAAAATCTGATTGCCGATTTTTTAAAGAATACTTATTATAGCCCCAATCATTTTATCAATACAAAAGGACGTAATGACCTTGTTATTCATAACGGTAAAGATGCTCAAAGTAATGTTGGTGTAATTTTAGAAGCTAAAAAGCCAACGAACAAAGGCGAAATGCTCAAAGTTGATAATTTAAATACTAAAGCATTTCAGGAATTGGTATTATATTTTTTAGGCGATCGCATTACAAATAAAAACCTAGAAATTAAATATTTAATCGCCACTAACATATACGAATGGTTCATTTTTGACGCAAATACTTTTGAAAAAGCCTTTATTGAAAACAAAGCATTTTTAAACCAATTTATCGAATTTGAAGCCGGGAGATTATCCAGTAAAAAAACAGAATTTTTCTATAAAGAAATAGCTCAACCAGCCATAGCCCAAATTCAAGACTCAATTCCTTTTACCTATTTTGATATTCGAGACTACGCAGAAATTTTAAATCAGTCACAGCAGCAAAATGATCATCAACTAATTGCGCTGTTTAAATTACTTTCACCAGAACACTTATTAAAATTACCCTTTGCTAACGATAGTAATAGTCTTGACAAAGGTTTTTATAGCGAATTATTACATATTATTGGTTTGACCGAAACCAAAGAAGGTAGTAAAAAACTCATTCAACGAAAAAAAGCAGGTGAACGAAATTCAGGTTCCCTGATTGAAAATGCAATTGTGCAACTTGATAGTTTAGATAAAATTTCTCGCCTAAAAAAGCCAGAACAATTTGGAGAAACTTACCAAGACCAACTTTTTAATCTTGGGTTAGAATTATCAATCACTTGGATTAATCGCATACTTTTTCTGAAATTATTAGAAGCGCAATTAATTAAATATCACAAAAATGATCAGTCCAGAGGATTTTTAAATTTAGAAAAAATCAAAAACTTCGATGATTTAAACAGTCTTTTCTTCAGCGTCTTAGCACGTAAACCCAGTGAAAGAAGCGAAAGTCTCCAAAAAATATTTACCAATGTTCCTTATTTGAATAGTTCCCTATTTGAACCAACAGATATTGAACAAGTGACAATATTTATCAGCAACCTCAGAGATGAGAATTTGCAGATTTTCTCCTCCAGCGTCTTAAAAGACAGCAATGGTAAAAAGCGCACAGGTGAACTAAACACATTACAATACCTGTTTGAATTTCTTAACGCTTACGACTTCAGCAGCGAAGGTTCCGAAGAAATTCAAGAAGACAACAAAAGACTAATTAATGCTTCTGTACTTGGCTTAATTTTCGAGAAGATTAACGGATATAAAGATGGTTCCTTCTTTACTCCTGGTTTCATTACCATGTATATGTGTCGTGAAACAATTCGCCGAGCCGTTTTGCAGAAGTTTAATCAGGCTAAAGGTTGGAATTGTCAAGATATTGAGCAATTATATGAGAGAATATCCGATAAACCAGAAGCTAATCAAATTATTAACAGCTTAAAAATTTGTGATCCGGCTGTAGGTTCAGGACATTTTTTAGTTTCCGCTCTCAATGAAATTATAGCCATTAAAAGTGAACTTAAGATTTTACTCGATAGGTCAGGTAAAACATTAAGAGATTATCACGTTGAAGTGGTAAATGATGAGTTAGTTATCACTGATAATGATGGTGAATTATTTGAGTATAATCCTAAAAATAAGGAAAGTCAACGGATACAAGAAACGCTATTTCATGAAAAACAGACCATTATTGAAAATTGTTTATTTGGTGTAGATATTAATCCCAACTCTGTAAAAATATGTCGTCTGCGGTTATGGATTGAACTGTTAAAAAATGCTTATTATAAAGCTGATAGTAATTACACAGAGTTGGAAACTCTACCAAATATTGATATTAATATCAAATGCGGTAATTCTTTAATTAGTCGTTTTGCGTTGGATGCTGATTTACGACAAGCTTTAAATAAAAAACAATACAGTATAAATAATTATCGCCATGCTGTGGAAACTTACCGCAATGCTCAAAATAAACAGCAGAAACGGGAAATGGAAAAGTTAATTGAAGATATTAAGGGTAATTTTCAGACGACTCTGGGACTAAGTGACCCCGATAAAACTAAAATCAGACGCTTAGAAGGTGAGATTTATAATTTAGAAAATCAAACTTTGTTATTTGAGGAAACCAAAGCTGAGAAAAAGACACGGGAGAAAAAAGTTACTAAGTTAAATAATGAGATTGACAAGTTAAAAGCTAAGATTGATAAGATAGAAAACGATAAGATTTATGAAAATTCGCTGGAATGGCGTTTTGAATTTCCTGAAGTTTTGGATAACAAAGGGGAGTTTGTCGGTTTTGATGTGGTGATTGGGAATCCTCCTTATATTAGACAAGAAGAAATTAAGGAGTTGAAGCCAATTTTGCAACAAACCTATCAATGTTATACAGGAATTGCAGATTTATTTGTGTATTTCTATGAGCTAGGTTTAAAATTATTAAAGCCAAAAGGTTATTTAACTTATATTTCATCTAATAAATATTTTCGCGCTGGTTATGGTGAAAAGTTACGTCAGCTTTTGACAGATACAACAACTATTCATAGTTTAATTGATTTTGGTGATTTTCCGGTTTTTGAGGAAGCGATCGCCTATCCTAGTATTATTACATTAAGTAACTGTAAATCTGATCAAAATCAAGTCAAAGCTTTGTCATGGGATA
The window above is part of the Nodularia spumigena CCY9414 genome. Proteins encoded here:
- a CDS encoding DUF3318 domain-containing protein, with the translated sequence MEPRVEVRRLLDVMPASSRMTMKIVSKPEQPKVIYATFPLPWNRERPIYINFDLWLRLAKPQRDLLLLQKVSWLLGVKWFKPEIYQGVVLLGLLAGLVESAEADVVGVAVAGGLSAIALVRIWRTNQSSQSELNADLAALRIAQRRGYSETEAAEHLLSAIEAIAHIEKHPSLNFSELIRCQNLRAIAGLSPVGVPKGDQK
- a CDS encoding glycosyltransferase family 39 protein, with the protein product MYLYNNWRSIVSTRWFHPLLLLIWLIIGISLRLANLTAKPPWTDEFSTLVFSLGNSFLPVPLDQAIAPDILLQPLQPQATANISDVWTHLSQETNHPPLYFFLAHLWMQLFPTPGGLVSLWGARSLSAIFGAASIPAIYGLGWLTFRSRLVSHLAAAMITVSPFGIFLAQEARHYTLAILWVIASVACLVIATRHIHNRTPLPISLVFSWVGINALGIATHYFFALTLLTEALVIMFLAWHQRPTRAKLSLVFSPIWQRIYIVAAGTFVAGLVWLPVFLQNSYGSKLTEWIQQPRVGLAWISPIFQAFAAWLTMLYLLPVEAPQLAIVIASGIVMLIFFIWALPILIRGFKVQLQEPENRFMTQVLAGFVVGAIALFFIFTYFLGIDLTRGARYNFVYFPAVMVLLGASLAVCWRGSNNRWGITGKKAVILIWLMGFFSAVTVVCNLGYQKYYRPDLFVQLIQKTSQIPVLIATTHITHVHIGEMMGVAREFKMQNSPSPSPLFLLAHQGENPNSATKSLNNTLQELPRPFDLWLVNFQAPIAEEVEKCDLEEKSLPAINGYVYELYHCK
- a CDS encoding glycosyltransferase, producing the protein MNKKNNVLLSETITPLQIPELPPANFGFNSEPIYLSLVIPTYQERDNIEKIVKILSELLDESIPGQYELIVVDDDSPDRTWEVAQSLMGEYPQLQVMRREQERGLSSAVIRGWQVAKGSILGVIDGDLQHPPEILIELLFAIKQGADLAVASRHIDGGGVSSWNIIRRFLSRGAQVLGLILLPGVLGRVSDPMSGYFIVRRACVAGVTFNPIGYKILLEVIGRGNVGEIAEVGYVFCERQQGESKVTWKQYVEYLHHLVRLRLSTGVVGRVNKKIGFPIGRFLRFGLVGLSGVFVDMTILYLLSDPTTLALPLTRSKIIAGEIAIFNNFLWNDAWTFADASRNQNEWHQRLKRFVKFNLICLGGLVLNVLVLNLVFNLIIRNRYIANLIAIAVATIWNFWLNLKLSWRVTDVK
- the cofH gene encoding 7,8-didemethyl-8-hydroxy-5-deazariboflavin synthase subunit CofH, which encodes MPCTTVDSILDHALLGYDLSPADGVVLLKQTDPEAIAAIRTTADKLRYSQAGNTVTYVINRNINFTNICEQHCSFCAFRRDDGEAGAYWLDWAQILEKSTDAVQRGATEICMQGGLNPQAQINGKSLDYYLKLVETIKQEFPQIHLHAFSPQEVEFIARIDGIEYADVIAALRDAGVGSMPGTAAEVLDDQVRRVLCPEKIDTATWLEIVGTAHKLGLPTTSTILSGHIETPEQQIGHLEKLRSLQKTAINQGYPARITEFIPLPFVGQEAPKSLRRRVGRDQPVLNDALLLTAVARIYLGNYIPNHQPSWVKLGLAGATEALLWGCNDIGGTLMEEHITTMAGALGGTCMEVETLQNAIASLGRPHQQRDTLYQKVISH
- the psb27 gene encoding photosystem II protein Psb27, whose protein sequence is MKRYWSRLLALVLVVTLGLMGCSESSDSLTGDYRQDTLAVVNVMKQALDLTADSPDRAAIQAEARQKINDFSARYQRDNSVSGLNSFTTMRTALNSLAGHYSSYPNRPVPQKLRTRLEQELARVETALRRGA
- a CDS encoding family 10 glycosylhydrolase is translated as MFNCPLNLSRTILFWRCLFATVFTSSLFISYFGSPAAQAQVTEYCQLTTAAAKAKEDLRLSALQSNPEAQKRYQQLLKQHAEDLQNCRNQTWPETQAIWLRLYPCDIQPGAIDQIMDRIVNRGYNQVYVEAFSDGQVLLPAGSNPTVWPSVVRTAGAENIDLLSVAIEKGRQRGLKVYAWVFTNNFGYTYAQRPDRVEAIARNGKGQNSLSVTDNGSQLFIDPYNLQAKRDYYQMVQEVVRRRPDGILFDYVRYPRQAGTDSIATKVSDLWLFTPATQQALFNRAQNNKGRELIQRFVGKGYITAGDINEIDRLHPQENEPMWQGRIPQPEQKSILSATDRQPLLQVQLWQLAVAHAMQGILDFVALGTYSPQQQGIPSGAVFFPDGNQAIGRGYDSRLQPWDRFPSSLEWHPMSYSTCGNASCIVQEVQRVLKAAQPGTKVIPALAGSWGKSVGNRPSLEAQMQALRQATPQLKGVSHFAYSWQNPEHDNDRKFCRVR
- a CDS encoding class I SAM-dependent DNA methyltransferase — translated: MNKLQPRQALNKAFLKVKPNRVEIDLFKTHLSTLLAQINEAESEEFHKNLIADFLKNTYYSPNHFINTKGRNDLVIHNGKDAQSNVGVILEAKKPTNKGEMLKVDNLNTKAFQELVLYFLGDRITNKNLEIKYLIATNIYEWFIFDANTFEKAFIENKAFLNQFIEFEAGRLSSKKTEFFYKEIAQPAIAQIQDSIPFTYFDIRDYAEILNQSQQQNDHQLIALFKLLSPEHLLKLPFANDSNSLDKGFYSELLHIIGLTETKEGSKKLIQRKKAGERNSGSLIENAIVQLDSLDKISRLKKPEQFGETYQDQLFNLGLELSITWINRILFLKLLEAQLIKYHKNDQSRGFLNLEKIKNFDDLNSLFFSVLARKPSERSESLQKIFTNVPYLNSSLFEPTDIEQVTIFISNLRDENLQIFSSSVLKDSNGKKRTGELNTLQYLFEFLNAYDFSSEGSEEIQEDNKRLINASVLGLIFEKINGYKDGSFFTPGFITMYMCRETIRRAVLQKFNQAKGWNCQDIEQLYERISDKPEANQIINSLKICDPAVGSGHFLVSALNEIIAIKSELKILLDRSGKTLRDYHVEVVNDELVITDNDGELFEYNPKNKESQRIQETLFHEKQTIIENCLFGVDINPNSVKICRLRLWIELLKNAYYKADSNYTELETLPNIDINIKCGNSLISRFALDADLRQALNKKQYSINNYRHAVETYRNAQNKQQKREMEKLIEDIKGNFQTTLGLSDPDKTKIRRLEGEIYNLENQTLLFEETKAEKKTREKKVTKLNNEIDKLKAKIDKIENDKIYENSLEWRFEFPEVLDNKGEFVGFDVVIGNPPYIRQEEIKELKPILQQTYQCYTGIADLFVYFYELGLKLLKPKGYLTYISSNKYFRAGYGEKLRQLLTDTTTIHSLIDFGDFPVFEEAIAYPSIITLSNCKSDQNQVKALSWDKAKKENIAQFATVLNQSGVSISQENLNLDGWRLESLDIIDLLGKIRNAGTPLGEYVNGKFYYGIKTGFNQAFVIDQATRDKLINEHPSSAEVLKPFLRGRDVKRWSVEFANHYIIKIESSENKKHPWSDKPEKEAEKVLAITYPAIYQHLTQFREALIKRCDQGKFFWELRSCIYWEEFKQPKIIIPAIINNVEYAPDSSGYYSNDKTSICIPKNINYTLAILNSSLMWWFIQQIAASKQGGFFEFKPMYVSQIPIAKATEPQRILLEKLVEQILTAKKSDTQADTTALEAEIDQLVYQLYGLTAEEIQIIEDKINR